The window TGGATTGAACGATTTCTAGCAAGAAGTTTGAGTCTTCATGCCTCTATCTCGAAGGGAGATAAGGACAAGGATATTCAGACCTAGTCTAAATAAAGGTATGATATCAACTTGAACAATTCCTACATGAAGGCAATTAACTTTCCAGGACATTGGAGTATAATGTTTATCTGTTGGAGTATAATGTTTTTTGGAAAGATAATTATGGTTTTCCTATTTCTGTGAATAGGGAGCTTACCAACCGTCTTACGTCTCTTGTTGTGTGGAACACCGATCCTTTTCCAATGACCTATCGACTCGACTAACGCAAGAGTAAGAACAAAGAATCGTCGTAGTAGACAAAGATGAGAAGGATTTATTCATCTAAATCCCCTGAAACCAGGTGTGGAACCCTAAGTTGATGGTCGGTTCTCTCGTGGGCAAGAGTATGGTCGTCGACAGTTCCACCTGCcccatttctttctctttatgGCCGTTGACGGTTCCAAAtacgttaaaaaaataaatttactattaatttacttagcatttaattttttttttggtcccatttttttttctttttagataaatattttttttctttagtgaTTACCTTTGTTGTAATTAAGTGATCtagaatataaattttgtggAGGATGTTATGACATTCttatactaaattattaaaacttacTCAAACAATTgccattaaataattttacactCCATTAACACAAAGAATGTTATTGTGGGCTAGCTAAGTTATTATGTGCTAGCTACCcatcaacaattaattttcatcCACACAAATTGACGTTAAAATTAAGCatttaaatgactaaaatttGGACCATAAAAAAAACCTCAAAAAGTAGTATTCAGTGACTAGGAGGCTAGTATTGTGTGCTAcctctctaaaattttattaaattgtaattaagtttatttttttttattttttatttttttacttatggtttgtttatattttaaaatgaatttaatagattcctaaaattaaataaattaaaaaatctaagcttttgaaaaaaaaaatagaacgtattaaattcataatggtttttctttctatcattttatttCGTTTGAGAGTTTTGATCTGACACACCCTAAATTTCGAGGCATCGAAAAAACGGGAGTGACTTAAACATACTATGCAatgcatgaaaatgaaagaacatataacaagaaatgaaagaataggAAGAGATCGAACACTTTCCAAATGAAATGCATCAAGACAAAAATCCTTGAAGATGATATTGTCATACGGAATTGTTCTATTAGAGCTTGTATTATTCTTTTGGAGAGGCTTGTTCATGTGAACCACTGAGCGATCGAAATTCTAGAATGCAATTAGATCAGACTAGACCCAATTAACTAGGTCTACGGAAATTTACCATAAGGCTAAACAAATTTGTCCACACGAATAAAAgacattaaattttgatacaagtagtgtttcaatttttaatttttattttccatggtGAGAGATGATAGCCGGTTGGATGGAccgtctttttttttatttttttatttttatcattcttcttctccttaCGTGAGAAGAATGATATCAAGAAATAGTGGACTTTTATAGACcatcatattttctttttaaatcatttttttatctacAGTTTTTTAAGACGACCACTACCaatttgaaaacatttcattgttttcattcaaataatATACGATCAGAATTAAAACCGTTAACGTTTTGTTTTATGTCTATTTAATCTAAAGAAGAATTGaccattttttattcataatcgTTTTCATCCGGTTCTTGAACtctttataaattcaaatctctttgtttcatttccctccaTGGCTTCCCctcatcctcttcttctctttactTTTCATCATCCTCAAAGAGAAAGCAGCTGCAAATAGAAAGAAGGGTAATTTCCCCCAACCCCACCAAAGCTTCCAATCATTGGAAACTTGCACCAACTTGGCAAGCTCCCACACAAATCTCTATGTTGCCTCACTCTCTCAGCGTTACGGTTTCATTATCAGCCTCAGCCTTGACGGTGCAGAAACCACCGTTGTATCCTTTGCAGAGACAACTCGTGCCCTCTTGAAAACTCACGATCTTCAAAGTTGCAGTAGACCACAAACTTAATCAATCAAAAAACTCACTTACAATTTTCTTGACATTGCGTTTTCACCTTATAGTGATTACTGGCGAGAGATACGTAAAATTTGTATACTTGAGCTTTTCAATATGAAGAGGGTGTTATCTTACGAACCCATTAGAGAGCAAGAAGTTGGTTTGCTGATTGAATCGTTTTCGCAGTTTGCTTCTTGTGGAGTTGTTGTTGATTTTACTGAGAAGTCCATTACTCTCATCGTTGGTGTTATTTTTAGAATGGCTTTCGGGATGTGGTTTAGAGGTGATGGATTGAAGCTAAGGCCTGATGGGAAGCTAGTATATGAGCTTTTTCCTATTCCTTTTGTAGGAAGGCCCTTGATTGGTTCGGTGGACAAAAGCTAGACTTGAAAGAGTTTTTAATAAGATCAATGCCTTGTTTCAAGATGTGATCGATGAACATCTTTGTTATGAGAGGCCTAAACCATAGCAAGATGATATAATTGATGTgcttttagttattaataaaaaGCAACTTGAATCTTTGCACGGTTGTTATTATCAAGAAAGCATCAAATTCATTCTTTTGGTAAGCAACTTCTATCCCTAAGcacataatatatttttggtagGATTAGACACGGTTCAATTACACTAGTTTGAGCAACGATAGAACTCAAGAACTcaaaattgatgaagaaagctcaaaaagaaataagaaactaTGTGAGAAACAGAGGAAAGGTAACGGAGAAAGACATAGAAGAGCTCCCATATCTAAAAATGATAATCAAAGAGAAGCTGAGACTACACCCACCAGCAACTCTTCTTATTCCAAAAGAAATCATTTCCCACTTCCAAATTAAAGGCTACGATTTTTGCTCAAAAACTATGATTCAAGTGAATGTTTGAGCAATTGGATGAGACCCCAGACCCAAAAGAGTTCCTTCCAGATAGATTTGAAGAGAGCTCGATTGATTACAAAGGAcaatattttgagtttttgcTGTACGGGACTGGTCGGAGGATTTGCCCCGGGTTGAATTTGGGGGTGAAGAATGTGGAGCTGGCTTTGGTGAATCTTTTGTACCATTTTAATTGAAAGTTGTTGGAGGGGATGAAGGAGGAGGACTTGNTGATATCAAGAAATAGTGGACTTTTATAGACcatcatattttctttttaaatcatttttttatctacAGTTTTTTAAGACGACCACTACCaatttgaaaacatttcattgttttcattcaaataatATACGATCAGAATTAAAACCGTTAACGTTTTGTTTTATGTCTATTTAATCTAAAGAAGAATTGaccattttttattcataatcgTTTTCATCCGGTTCTTGAACtctttataaattcaaatctctttgtttcatttccctccaTGGCTTCCCctcatcctcttcttctctttactTTTCATCATCCTCAAAGAGAAAGCAGCTGCAAATAGAAAGAAGGGTAATTTCCCCCAACCCCACCAAAGCTTCCAATCATTGGAAACTTGCACCAACTTGGCAAGCTCCCACACAAATCTCTATGTTGCCTCACTCTCTCAGCGTTACGGTTTCATTATCAGCCTCAGCCTTGACGGTGCAGAAACCACCGTTGTATCCTTTGCAGAGACAACTCGTGCCCTCTTGAAAACTCACGATCTTCAAAGTTGCAGTAGACCACAAACTTAATCAATCAAAAAACTCACTTACAATTTTCTTGACATTGCGTTTTCACCTTATAGTGATTACTGGCGAGAGATACGTAAAATTTGTATACTTGAGCTTTTCAATATGAAGAGGGTGTTATCTTACGAACCCATTAGAGAGCAAGAAGTTGGTTTGCTGATTGAATCGTTTTCGCAGTTTGCTTCTTGTGGAGTTGTTGTTGATTTTACTGAGAAGTCCATTACTCTCATCGTTGGTGTTATTTTTAGAATGGCTTTCGGGATGTGGTTTAGAGGTGATGGATTGAAGCTAAGGCCTGATGGGAAGCTAGTATATGAGCTTTTTCCTATTCCTTTTGTAGGAAGGCCCTTGATTGGTTCGGTGGACAAAAGCTAGACTTGAAAGAGTTTTTAATAAGATCAATGCCTTGTTTCAAGATGTGATCGATGAACATCTTTGTTATGAGAGGCCTAAACCATAGCAAGATGATATAATTGATGTgcttttagttattaataaaaaGCAACTTGAATCTTTGCACGGTTGTTATTATCAAGAAAGCATCAAATTCATTCTTTTGGTAAGCAACTTCTATCCCTAAGcacataatatatttttggtagGATTAGACACGGTTCAATTACACTAGTTTGAGCAACGATAGAACTCAAGAACTcaaaattgatgaagaaagctcaaaaagaaataagaaactaTGTGAGAAACAGAGGAAAGGTAACGGAGAAAGACATAGAAGAGCTCCCATATCTAAAAATGATAATCAAAGAGAAGCTGAGACTACACCCACCAGCAACTCTTCTTATTCCAAAAGAAATCATTTCCCACTTCCAAATTAAAGGCTACGATTTTTGCTCAAAAACTATGATTCAAGTGAATGTTTGAGCAATTGGATGAGACCCCAGACCCAAAAGAGTTCCTTCCAGATAGATTTGAAGAGAGCTCGATTGATTACAAAGGAcaatattttgagtttttgcTGTACGGGACTGGTCGGAGGATTTGCCCCGGGTTGAATTTGGGGGTGAAGAATGTGGAGCTGGCTTTGGTGAATCTTTTGTACCATTTTAATTGAAAGTTGTTGGAGGGGATGAAGGAGGAGGACTTGGACATGGAAAAGACGTCAGATTTGAGTCTTCCCATCTACAACAAGTTGCCACTTAAACTCGTACCAATTTCATACCATCCATGAGTATAAGTTCCAAGTTGAATTCTCTAATAGTGAAGTTTTCTGGTTTTCATCTAATAAGTGTTTATTATATTACAGGTGTTTTTATATGTAATATAatgcttaaaatcaaataatgataagcaaaaatttgactccttcaaatttttgtattatagGATAAATGTTTTGTGACTTCgcatattaaattattgatcaCTAATACTCaatgttaatatatatactatcgatattttaaatacgtgaaaaaatgacatttaCTATcgatattcttttaataaaaatggtaaagtttcattaatatatttaacagttaatatttaagctagtttttattttgtttaccTAAGTAGTAATTGAGTGaactaaaacataaatttcgtAGACCATGTTTTAACATTCTTACATTATGTTATTAAAACTTGACCATATAATTGTAGTATTGCATTGTAGTACTCCATGTTAATACAAAAAAACTTAGAGATAAAAGCGGCAGATGGGTCATCGagaatttatttcattcacaGGATTAACAAGCATTTGGATAActgaatttgaaatgaattctAAATTAGAAACGGATCTAAATTAGAAATTGATCCAAAACAAGATATCTATCCATTCCAATCAAATAATTGCAATTAACTTtaccctaattttttaaaattttttctcCCTAGAAAGTTGTGATTgatatctaaattttgaaaattagattatgtttatcttttaaaaagaatttaataaattattttttacctttttaaatgtaaataaattaaaaactctaagctttttttaaaaaaattgatatttgatCTTATTGGATGTCACCAAAGGGACCTAAGGTATGGGCCACTTTCCACATTTAATGGATGGAGACAACAATTTTTGAAgttgattttcttctttattgttttattgCCACTTATATTATTGtctcaattttcatctttaattgaaattttaagacTCGGTTGGATAAGACTAGACCCAATAAAATTAGATCTAATCATAACTTCTAAACATGATAGCATtcgtaaaaatataaattatctaCTCGAAAACCAGTATTCAAATCAATCATGCTAATAAGTAgtgtttcaatttttgttttcccgTCAGAAGATGACCGTTTATTGCTTTCATGTAGTGGACCACCATATTTTTAGTATCATTTATTTGGtactataaaaataatattaagaaaGGTTGTATTTTTGTGGaccattatattttatttttaaataattttttaccCTATTCTTAAAGGCAACCActcagaatttaaaaatatttcattattttcttcgAATAACAtagaactttttattttatgtctatttaatccaaagaagaatcactattttttattgtgtttttttttcctcttgttCTTGAACTCTTTCTAAATTCTGATGTCTTTCCTTCCATTTCCtcccgggcttcccctcatcCTCTTCCTCTCTACACTTTTCATCATCCTAAAATGGAAAGCCacaacaaagagaagaaaacttAATTTTCCCCCAAGCCCACCCAAGCTTCCAATCATTGGAAACTTGCATCAACTTGGCAAGCTCCCACACAAATCTTTATGGCGCCTCTCTCAGCTTTACGGTCCCATTATGAGCTTTAGTGTAGGCCGTATAGAAACCATCACTATATCATCTACCCAGACAGCTCGTGCCCTCTTGAAAACTCACGATTTTCAAAGTTGCAACAGACCACAAACGCATGCTATCAAAAAACTCACTTACAATTTTCTTGATATTGCATTTACACCTTACAGCGATTATTGGAGAGAGATACGCAAAATTTGTATACATGAGCTTTTTAGTATAAAAAGGGTGTTATCTTACGAACCCATTAGAGAGCAAGAAGTTGGTTTACTTATTGAATCAATTTCACAATCAGCTTCTTGTGGGGTCGTTGTTGATCTTACTGAGAAGTGCACTGCTTTCACTACTGgtgttatttttagaattgCATTTGGGAAGCCGTTTAAAGGGGATGGATTTCATGAGCTTGTGAGTGAAGCTGAGGCCCTATTGGGAAGCTATAGtgcttttgagttttttccAATTCCTTTTGTGGGGAAGGTAATTGATTGGTTTAGTGGCCGAGAAGCTAGACTTGAGAGGGTTTTTAATGAGATGAATGTTCTGTTTCAAGAAGTGATTGATGAACATCTTCATCCTATGAGGCCTAAGCCAAAACAAGATGATATCATTGATGTGCTTTTGGCGATCAGTAAAAAGCAAGTTGAATCTTGCACCGTTGTCATTACCCACCAAAACATCAAAGCTATTCTTTTGGTAAGCAACTTCTATCTCTATTATTTAATGGTTTTTacactaaatttttaatttagtttctaaactttcaatatCGTGGATAactaggttttttttttaagcaatattgagcctttttttttttttttttttttttttttttNTATCCTTAAGAGAACATCAACACAATTTGTTGGGGTGGCTTAAGCATATGAGTGTTTCTATTACACCTTACCATATGTGTCTTTCATTTAtcattatttccatttattatccTTTTCATATcgttgtaatttatttgattataaatagataactttcacaccatttagttCTGGTGgcttaagcaaacattctcagtTCATGCATTCTCCCTTATCTCACCACCTAAGTTAATGTTTTTCTTACTGAATGATGTGCATCAACAGAACCTATTTTTAGCAGGAATAGAGACAAGTTCAATTACATTAGTATGGGCAATGGCAGAACTGGCCAAGAACCCAACATTGATGAAGAAAGCTCAAGAAGAAATCCGAAATCACGTGGGAAACAGAGGAAAGGTCACAGAGAGAGACATAGAAGAGCTTCcatatatgaaaatgatagtGAAAGAGACACTAAGACTACATCCACCGGCACCTCTTCTTGTTCCAAGAGAAACCATTTCCAATTTCAAAATGGAAGGCTACGATTTTTACCCAAAAACGACTGTTCAAGTGAACGTTTGGGCAATTGGGCGAGACCCCACATGTTGGAAAGAACCGGAAGAATTTCTTCCTGAGAGATTTGCAGAGAGCTCCATTGATTACAAAGGACTACATTTTGAGCTCTTGCCATTTGGGGGTGGTCGGAGGATATGCCCGGGGTTGAATATGGGGGTGAAAACTGTGGATTTGGCTTTAGCAAATCTTTTGTACCATTTTGATTGGAAGTTGCCGGAGGGGATGAAGGAGGAGGACTTGGACATGGAAGAGAAATCAGGTTTGAGTCTCACCGTCCACAAAAAGTTGCCTCTCGAACTAGTACCGATGTTATACCATCCATGAGTATTAAGTTTGAAGTGGAGTCCTCTAGTTGTAAAGTATAAGACTTGCCTTATGTATGACGACACGTGGCCAGTGGCCCTTGCatgtgtcatttatgcttatataccatgatgatgatgatgtgagCTAGTATGATGCGAtgttatattatgatatgatgacatgatgacgatgatgtatgatgatgatatgaccCAATAGGatgatatttcatattaagatgatgtaTATGTACGAGATGACATGGTGCATTATGATGAAGAGTTTTCTGAGACACAACCTTACATGAGAGTAATGATGATGAAGGctaatgcatgcatgttacctaGAATAATAGGTGAATGatgtatagggttgtgtcataagaataatttaagatgaaaactatagggatctcatgcatattgtgtgttcatatacaTTGAGTTACTCCCCCAATTATGATAATGAGTACAAACacgtacactatgatgatgataatcaTCATGCCTTCATGATATTCAAGAGTTTGCTAACCTCCGAACATCCGACTACGAATAACTAGCCTCACTATGATGGGCCTAGGTGGTACAAACCACTTGGTGGACTAATGCTCGCATATATAGGTCGTGTGTAGGAAAGTATTACACATTCAATTTTGTCCGGACTAGAGACCACTTCTCTAATAGTTTTAACCATATGTCCctaatcatgagttgcatgtgtttgtattCCCTAACTTAAATAGCAGGGCCACTCagtgagtattttttaaaatactcaagtcgtaagctatttctattttttagataaatacaAGGAACCCTTATACGCTAACGACGACATTATAAGTAGAGACTATggataggatagtggtatttcaaaaaactcaaattattAGAAACAAAAGTATATATTAGCATCCATTGGGATCTAATAATTGCAATTAATTTaccttaattatttaaaaaatttctccctaaAAAGTtgtgatttttgaaaattagggtttgtttatcttttaaaaaggATTTAATAGATTattcttttacatttttacttctcattttcaaaagtaaataaattaaaaaattgatatttgatCTTATTGGAGGTCACCAAAGGGGTCCGAAGGTATGGGCCACTTTCCACATTTAATGCATCGAGACAAAAATTCTTGAAgttgattttcttctttattgttattttctattgCAGCTTGTATCATTCAAAATCTAATATTCAAATCTATCATGCTAACAAGCAgtgtttcaatttttgtttttcactgTGAGAGGATGACAACTTATTGCTTTCATGGAGTGAACCTTGTTTTCCACTGCCAGAGGATGACAACTTATTGCTTTCACGGAGTGGATCGCCACtctttaatatcatttgttgGTGCtataagaataatattaatggaccatcatttttttttaataattttttaatctaccCTCCTTAAAGAAATCCactctcaaaatttgaaaatatttcattattttccttcaaataatATAGGACTTTTGTTTTATGTCTATTTAATCCactgttttttatttctaatctTTTTCCTCTAGAActctttctaaatttcaatGTCGTTCCTTCATTTCCCTCCATGGCTTCCCCTtattctcttcctctcttcaCTTTTCATCATCCTAAAATGGAAAGCAGCTCCAAATAGAAGAAAGCGTAATTTTCCCTCAACCCCACCGAAGCTTCCAATCATTGGAAACTTGCATCAACTTAAGAAGCTCCCACACAAATTCCTATGGCGCCTCTCTCGTCTTTATGGTCCCATTATGAGCCTTAACTTAGGTCGTATAGAAaccatcatcatatcatctgTTGAGACTGCTCGTGCCCTCTTGAAAATTCACGATTTTCAAAGTTGCAATAGACCACAAATACATACTATCAAAAAATTCTCTTACAATTCCTTGACATTGGGTTTTCACCCTAAAGTGATTACTGGCGAGAGATGCGCAAAATTTGTATGCTTGAGTTTTTCAATATGAAGAGGGTGTTATCTTAGGAACCTATTACAGAGCAAGAAGTTGGTTTACTTATTGAATCAATTTCACAATCAGCTTCTTGTGGAGATGTTGATCTTAGTGAGAAGTCCATTGCTCTAACTACTAgtgttatttttagaattgCATTTGGGAAGCTTTCCAAAGGGAATGGATTTCATGAGCTTATAAGTGAAGTTGAGGCTCTAGGCTCTAATGGGAAGCTATAGTGCTTCTGAGTTTTTTCCTGTTCCTTTTGTGGGAGAGGTATTTGATCGGTTTAGTGGTCGAGAAACTAGACTTGAGAGGGTTTTTAATGAGGTAAATGCTCTGTTTCAAGAGGTGATTGATGCACACTTTTGTCCCAAGAGGCCTAAGCAAGAGCAAGATGATATCATTGATGTGCTTTTGGCTATTAGTAAAAAGCAAGTTCAACCTTGCATGATTGTCATTACCCATGAAAACATCAAAGCCATTCTTTTTGTAAGCAACTTCTATTCCgaaattttaatggtttttAAGCTTAAATTTTATCTCTATCCTTTTTTGCTTTTATCTCTATCTTTCATGTCTTCTCCTTTATCTTAAAGCcttctaactttttttatgGTATGATTTCCATTAACCGAATATATTTGTGGCAGGATTAGACACTAGCTCAATTACATTAGTCTGAGCAATGGTAGGACTAgcaaaaaaaactcaaaattgatgaagaaagcttaagaagaaataagaaacTATGTGGAAACAAAGGAAAGGTAGATATAAGAAAAAGGtaaggaaataaataagagtaatgactaatgaattaaataaatatgaaaaaaggagaggaaaacaTGTAGGCTGTTGGCAATCCATTACTTTGAAGAAGGAATCGTGATGAGATAAAAGACCATAGAAGGAGAAACGAGCTTGGGACATAAAGGGAATGACATAAAAGAATTGGAAAATTTGAAGCTGCTCGAAGTTGAAGGCGTGTGAGACGGATCGTGCCCTCTTGAAAACTTACGATCTTCAAAGCTGCAACAAACCACAAACTcattctataaaaaaaaactcacttacAATTTTTTTGATGTTGCGTTTTCACCTTACCGTTATTACTGATAAGAGATATACAAAATttgtataattgaaattttcagTATGAAGAAGGTGTTATCTTACGAATCTATTTGAGAGCAAGAAGTTGGTTTGCTTAttgaatcaattttataatcaaCTTTTTGTGGAGTTGTTGTTGATCTTATTGAAAGAATTGCACTCGGGAACCAATTTAAAAGGGGAGGATTTCATGAGCATGTAAGTAAAGCTAAGGCCCTCTTGGGAAGCTATAGTACTTCTGAGTTTTTTCCAATTCCTTTTGTGGAGAAGATAATTGATTGGTTCAGTAGTCGATAAGCTAGACATGAGAGGGTTTTTAATGAGATCAATGCTCTGTTTCAAGAGGCAATTGATGAACATCTTTGTCCAGAGAGATCTAAGCCAGAGCAAGATGATATCATTGTGTGCTTTTAGCTATGAGTAAAAAGCAAGCTGAATCTTACACTGTTGTCATTACCTAAGAAAGCATCAAAGCCATTGTTTTGGTAAGCAACTTCTATTCCTATGCTTTAATGGTTTTACGCTAAACTATTAGTTTactttcaaaactttcaatCTCACAGCTAATGTATCAATAAAGTCGTGTGGTTAATAAGTTTTTGAGTAGATAGTGAGCCTTTTTTGGCTTTGTCTCTATCCTTCCTTCTTCACTGTGTCACTGACTTATAACCCTTTCTTTTGTATATTATACATCaacataatatatttttgaccGGATTAGACATGGGTTCAATTACACTAGTTTGGACAATGGTAGATCTCgtaaaaaactcaaaattgatgaagaaaGCTCAAGAAAGAATCAGAAACAATGTG is drawn from Cucurbita pepo subsp. pepo cultivar mu-cu-16 chromosome LG09, ASM280686v2, whole genome shotgun sequence and contains these coding sequences:
- the LOC111802065 gene encoding cytochrome P450 71B10-like, whose product is MSFLPFPPGLPLILFLSTLFIILKWKATTKRRKLNFPPSPPKLPIIGNLHQLGKLPHKSLWRLSQLYGPIMSFSVGRIETITISSTQTARALLKTHDFQSCNRPQTHAIKKLTYNFLDIAFTPYSDYWREIRKICIHELFSIKRVLSYEPIREQEVGLLIESISQSASCGVVVDLTEKCTAFTTGVIFRIAFGKPFKGDGFHELVSEAEALLGSYSAFEFFPIPFVGKVIDWFSGREARLERVFNEMNVLFQEVIDEHLHPMRPKPKQDDIIDVLLAISKKQVESCTVVITHQNIKAILLNLFLAGIETSSITLVWAMAELAKNPTLMKKAQEEIRNHVGNRGKVTERDIEELPYMKMIVKETLRLHPPAPLLVPRETISNFKMEGYDFYPKTTVQVNVWAIGRDPTCWKEPEEFLPERFAESSIDYKGLHFELLPFGGGRRICPGLNMGVKTVDLALANLLYHFDWKLPEGMKEEDLDMEEKSGLSLTVHKKLPLELVPMLYHP